One part of the Polycyclovorans algicola TG408 genome encodes these proteins:
- a CDS encoding SDR family oxidoreductase codes for MMPPPTQIPPHGLLKGKSILLTAAAGGGIGFATAQRCIEEGARAVFVSDAHPRRTGEAAEALKALAPEVCAVFHQVCNVTQESDVQALVDAAEAQMGGVDVLINNAGLGGSKRVVDMEDDEWQRVLDVTLTGTFRMTRAMLKKMQPRGFGAIVNNASVLGWRAQKEQAHYAAAKAGVMALTRCSALEAADFGIRINAVSPSIVFHDHLRKTAPESLLNELASREAFGRGAEAFEIANIMVFLASDYASYLVGEVISASSQRA; via the coding sequence ATGATGCCTCCCCCCACCCAAATCCCCCCCCACGGCCTGCTGAAAGGAAAATCCATCCTCCTCACCGCCGCCGCCGGTGGCGGCATCGGCTTCGCCACCGCCCAGCGCTGCATCGAGGAGGGCGCCCGCGCGGTGTTCGTGTCCGACGCCCACCCGCGCCGTACCGGCGAGGCGGCCGAGGCGCTGAAGGCCCTGGCGCCGGAGGTTTGCGCGGTGTTCCACCAGGTCTGCAACGTCACGCAGGAAAGCGACGTGCAGGCCCTGGTCGATGCGGCCGAAGCGCAGATGGGCGGCGTGGATGTGTTGATCAACAACGCCGGTCTGGGCGGCAGCAAGCGCGTGGTCGACATGGAAGACGACGAGTGGCAGCGCGTGCTGGACGTGACGCTGACCGGCACCTTCCGCATGACCCGGGCCATGCTGAAGAAGATGCAGCCGCGCGGCTTTGGCGCCATCGTCAACAATGCCTCGGTGCTGGGCTGGCGGGCACAGAAGGAGCAGGCGCACTACGCCGCCGCCAAAGCCGGCGTGATGGCGCTGACGCGGTGCTCGGCGCTGGAAGCCGCAGACTTCGGCATCCGCATCAATGCGGTATCGCCGTCCATCGTGTTTCACGATCACCTGCGCAAGACGGCGCCCGAAAGCCTGCTCAACGAACTGGCCAGCCGCGAGGCCTTTGGCCGTGGCGCCGAGGCGTTCGAGATTGCCAACATCATGGTGTTTCTGGCCTCGGACTACGCCTCCTATCTGGTGGGCGAGGTCATTTCTGCATCCAGCCAACGCGCCTGA
- a CDS encoding acyl-CoA dehydrogenase family protein: protein MPAPGGEPSTEEANDDRAFRADVNAWMQAHLSGPFADLQHRGGPGDEEHAPALRKDWERELAKGGWTCVGWPRAHGGRELSIQQQVIFHEEYARAGGPGRMGHIGEGLIGPAIIAYGTPEQQQRFLPDIVAGRTYWAQGYSEPSAGSDLANVQTKAVLGEDGRWRVSGQKIWTSLAHESDWIFVLARSEPGSKGNKGLIFLLMKLDQPGIDIRPIRQISGGCEFNEVFFDEAICEAGDVLGAPGDGWKVAMGLLEIERGVSTLGQQMHFAFELETVVAAAKRSGRICQPAMRSRIAQAWMGLVVMRDNALRMLADGSELGLRREALIYKYYWSNWHRDLGKLAMDVLGPEGSFISDDPVTRPLQQLFFFSRADTIYAGTNEIQLNLIAERGLGMPREVRPTS from the coding sequence TTGCCTGCACCGGGCGGCGAACCCAGCACCGAAGAAGCCAATGACGACCGCGCATTCCGCGCCGACGTGAACGCGTGGATGCAGGCGCATCTGAGCGGACCGTTTGCCGATCTACAGCATCGCGGCGGCCCCGGCGATGAGGAACACGCGCCTGCCCTACGCAAGGACTGGGAGCGCGAACTCGCCAAAGGCGGCTGGACCTGCGTGGGCTGGCCCCGTGCCCACGGCGGCCGCGAACTCAGCATCCAACAGCAGGTGATCTTCCACGAGGAATACGCCCGTGCCGGTGGCCCCGGCCGCATGGGGCACATCGGCGAAGGGCTGATCGGCCCGGCCATCATCGCCTACGGCACGCCCGAGCAGCAGCAACGTTTCCTGCCCGACATAGTGGCGGGACGCACGTACTGGGCACAGGGCTATTCCGAGCCCAGCGCCGGGTCTGATCTGGCCAACGTGCAGACCAAGGCGGTGCTCGGCGAAGACGGCCGCTGGCGCGTCAGCGGCCAGAAAATCTGGACCTCGCTGGCCCATGAGTCGGACTGGATTTTCGTGCTGGCGCGAAGCGAGCCAGGCAGCAAGGGCAACAAGGGGCTGATCTTCCTGCTGATGAAGCTGGACCAGCCCGGCATCGACATACGCCCCATCCGCCAGATCAGCGGCGGCTGCGAATTCAACGAAGTGTTCTTCGACGAAGCGATCTGCGAGGCCGGCGACGTGCTGGGCGCGCCCGGAGATGGCTGGAAGGTCGCCATGGGTCTGCTGGAGATCGAACGCGGCGTCTCCACCCTGGGTCAGCAGATGCACTTTGCCTTTGAGCTTGAAACCGTGGTCGCCGCCGCCAAACGCAGCGGTCGCATCTGCCAACCCGCCATGCGCAGCCGCATCGCTCAGGCCTGGATGGGCTTGGTGGTGATGCGCGACAACGCCCTGCGCATGCTCGCGGACGGCAGCGAACTCGGCCTGCGCCGCGAAGCGCTGATCTACAAATACTACTGGTCCAACTGGCACCGTGATCTGGGCAAACTGGCGATGGACGTACTGGGGCCGGAGGGGAGTTTCATCAGCGATGACCCGGTGACCCGGCCGCTGCAGCAACTGTTCTTCTTCTCGCGGGCGGACACGATTTATGCCGGGACCAATGAGATTCAGTTGAATTTGATTGCGGAGCGGGGATTGGGAATGCCGCGGGAAGTGCGGCCCACGAGCTGA
- a CDS encoding acyl-CoA thioesterase, producing MAPDGSATASAQAPTTAQGYRYWVDENVRFGDLDLLGHVNNRSYLDYAESVRAPFLSAIGLWTVGRVEQSVLAHVEIDFLHELHYPNRLRLGASVLSVGNTSFSLAHGVFCNDVCTGTISARLVWIDTRSRRPIPLGLAEREALMAWRVPTV from the coding sequence ATGGCACCTGACGGCTCCGCTACCGCGTCGGCGCAGGCACCGACCACGGCCCAGGGCTATCGCTACTGGGTCGATGAAAACGTGCGCTTTGGTGATCTCGATCTACTGGGTCACGTCAATAACCGCAGCTATCTCGACTATGCCGAGAGCGTACGGGCGCCGTTCCTGAGCGCCATCGGCCTGTGGACCGTGGGCCGTGTCGAGCAGAGCGTGCTCGCGCATGTCGAGATCGACTTTCTGCACGAGCTGCACTATCCCAACCGACTGCGGCTCGGGGCATCGGTGCTGAGTGTAGGCAATACCTCTTTCAGCCTGGCGCACGGCGTGTTCTGCAACGACGTTTGCACCGGCACCATCAGCGCGCGGTTGGTCTGGATCGACACCCGCAGCCGCCGTCCGATTCCCCTCGGACTGGCCGAGCGCGAGGCCTTGATGGCCTGGCGTGTACCGACGGTCTAG
- a CDS encoding SDR family oxidoreductase, which yields MGICTNRNIIVTGAGAGLGRAYAHALAAEGAGVLVNDIRRDATEAVVAEIIAAGGKAVANSDDITTMSGAASIVADTVAAFGDVHGVVNNAGIVRDRMFASMSEDEWDGVIKVHLKGHFCIANTLVKRWRDQVKETGQRVSGRIINTSSGAGLQGNIGQSNYSAAKAGIASLTLVQAAELGRYGITANALAPAARTQMTEGPFGEVMKPPADGSFDHYAPENVAPLVVWLCSEASAECSGKVFEVEGGKLSIASGWKGGAVTDKKARWQPAELGDVVARLIAEAPPAQKVYGT from the coding sequence ATGGGCATCTGCACCAACCGCAACATCATCGTCACCGGCGCTGGCGCCGGCCTTGGCCGGGCGTATGCCCATGCACTCGCCGCCGAAGGCGCGGGCGTGCTGGTCAACGACATTCGCCGCGACGCCACCGAGGCCGTGGTGGCCGAGATTATCGCCGCCGGTGGAAAGGCCGTCGCCAACAGCGACGACATCACCACCATGAGCGGCGCCGCCAGCATCGTGGCCGACACCGTTGCTGCGTTCGGCGACGTGCACGGCGTGGTCAACAACGCGGGCATCGTGCGCGACCGCATGTTTGCGTCGATGAGCGAGGACGAGTGGGATGGGGTGATCAAGGTCCACCTCAAGGGCCATTTCTGCATCGCCAATACGCTGGTCAAGCGCTGGCGCGACCAGGTCAAGGAAACCGGCCAGCGGGTGTCCGGCCGCATCATCAACACCAGCTCCGGCGCGGGCTTACAGGGCAACATCGGCCAGAGCAACTACTCCGCGGCCAAGGCGGGCATCGCCTCGTTGACCCTGGTGCAGGCCGCCGAGCTGGGCCGCTACGGCATCACCGCCAACGCGTTGGCACCCGCGGCCCGCACGCAAATGACCGAAGGTCCGTTCGGTGAGGTGATGAAGCCGCCCGCCGACGGCAGCTTTGACCACTACGCACCCGAAAACGTCGCGCCGCTGGTGGTGTGGTTGTGCAGCGAGGCCTCGGCTGAATGCAGCGGCAAGGTGTTCGAGGTGGAAGGCGGCAAACTCTCCATCGCCAGTGGCTGGAAAGGCGGCGCCGTCACCGACAAGAAGGCCCGCTGGCAACCGGCCGAGCTGGGCGACGTGGTGGCCCGATTGATCGCAGAGGCGCCCCCCGCGCAGAAGGTCTATGGCACCTGA
- a CDS encoding IS3 family transposase (programmed frameshift), whose protein sequence is MTKTTRARYTLEFKQEAVRLVEGGQSIAAVARTLGVVEQTLHNWVKAHRLGKLSGADSKRVSAEQMEISRLRAELARVKMERDILGKSDGVLRERCEVKYAFIQRHRRVWPISVQCRVLGVSVSGYHEHFVRRASAAQRRHLSDDALLVHIKAIHAETRGGYGWPRTWKELPARGIRVGKERVQKLMQLHGIRAKGKRRFKVTTDSNHDLPISPNLLNREFIVAEPDKVWAGDITYIATDEGWLFLAVVIDLFSRQVVGWALRQDMTRDIVIDALRMAWFKRHPGKQTGLIFHSDRGSQYASNDFREVLKDYGITSSMSRRGNCWDNACSETVFGSLKVERLHGQRFETRRHAMDETIAWLLWYNSTRLHSTLAYLSPMQFEQNWLAALPKQASS, encoded by the exons ATGACGAAGACGACGAGGGCGCGTTACACGCTCGAATTCAAGCAAGAGGCGGTGCGGCTGGTCGAGGGTGGCCAGAGCATTGCGGCGGTGGCCAGGACCTTGGGTGTGGTTGAACAGACGCTGCACAACTGGGTCAAGGCGCACCGGCTGGGAAAGCTCAGCGGCGCTGACAGCAAGCGCGTGAGCGCCGAGCAGATGGAGATCAGCCGACTGCGAGCCGAGCTGGCGCGCGTCAAGATGGAGCGCGACATCCTGG GGAAAAGCGACGGCGTACTTCGCGAAAGGTGCGAAGTGAAGTACGCCTTCATCCAACGCCACCGGCGCGTATGGCCGATCTCGGTGCAGTGCCGGGTACTGGGTGTCAGCGTGAGCGGGTATCACGAACACTTCGTTCGCCGGGCAAGCGCTGCGCAGCGCCGCCATCTGAGCGACGACGCGCTGCTCGTGCATATCAAGGCGATCCATGCCGAGACCCGTGGCGGCTATGGCTGGCCGCGCACTTGGAAGGAGCTGCCAGCACGCGGAATTCGTGTTGGCAAGGAGCGGGTACAGAAACTCATGCAGCTGCACGGCATTCGTGCCAAGGGAAAGCGGCGCTTCAAGGTCACCACCGACAGCAATCACGATCTGCCGATCTCGCCCAACCTGCTCAACCGCGAGTTCATCGTGGCCGAGCCCGACAAGGTGTGGGCGGGCGACATTACATACATCGCCACCGACGAGGGCTGGCTGTTCCTGGCCGTAGTGATCGACCTGTTCAGCCGCCAGGTGGTGGGCTGGGCACTGCGGCAGGACATGACGCGCGACATCGTCATCGACGCGCTGCGCATGGCCTGGTTCAAGCGCCATCCGGGCAAGCAGACTGGGCTGATCTTCCACAGCGACCGGGGCAGCCAGTACGCCAGCAACGACTTCAGAGAAGTCTTGAAGGACTACGGCATCACAAGCTCAATGAGCAGGCGCGGCAACTGTTGGGACAACGCCTGCAGCGAGACAGTGTTCGGGTCGCTCAAGGTGGAGCGGCTGCACGGGCAACGCTTCGAAACCCGCCGCCATGCAATGGACGAGACCATCGCCTGGCTGCTCTGGTACAACAGCACCCGGCTGCACTCGACGCTGGCCTATCTCAGCCCGATGCAGTTCGAACAAAACTGGCTAGCGGCTCTGCCCAAACAAGCCAGCTCATGA
- a CDS encoding acetyl-CoA C-acetyltransferase, whose protein sequence is MAEAYIVDALRTATGKRKGSLAHLHGADLGAHALKALVARNAIPAEDYDDVIFGCLDAIGPLAGNIARTAWLAAGLPLHVPGVTIDRQCGSSQQAVHFAAQAVMSGTQDVVIAGGLQTMTQIPISSAMLCAKPLGFDDPFSGSTGWVARFGKEPVSQFVGAQMIADKWKISREAMEVFSLESHRRARQAQAEGRFDREIIECAGLIADETVRDTTLEKMATLEPLAPGGTITAGVSSQTGDASSAMLIVSERALKRYNLTPRARIHHLSVYSDDPIFMLTAPIPATAQAMKKSGMSLSDIDLVEINEAFAPVVMSWLMETGYPHEKTNVNGGAIALAHPLGATGTKLMTTLLHELERTKGRYGLQTMCEGGGVANVTIIERL, encoded by the coding sequence ATGGCCGAAGCCTATATCGTCGACGCCCTGCGCACCGCCACCGGCAAGCGCAAGGGCAGCCTCGCTCACCTGCATGGCGCCGACCTCGGCGCCCATGCCCTCAAAGCGCTGGTCGCTCGCAACGCGATTCCCGCTGAAGACTATGACGACGTCATCTTCGGTTGTCTGGACGCCATCGGCCCGCTGGCCGGCAACATCGCCCGCACTGCGTGGCTGGCGGCCGGACTGCCCCTGCACGTACCGGGCGTGACCATCGACCGTCAGTGCGGCAGTTCGCAGCAGGCCGTGCACTTCGCCGCCCAGGCGGTGATGAGCGGCACGCAGGACGTGGTGATCGCCGGCGGCCTGCAAACGATGACGCAGATCCCCATTTCGTCGGCCATGCTCTGCGCCAAACCGCTGGGCTTCGATGACCCGTTCTCCGGTTCCACCGGTTGGGTGGCGCGCTTCGGCAAGGAGCCGGTGTCGCAGTTCGTCGGTGCGCAGATGATTGCCGACAAATGGAAGATCAGCCGCGAAGCAATGGAGGTGTTCTCGCTGGAATCGCACCGCCGCGCGCGCCAGGCACAGGCCGAAGGCCGCTTTGATCGCGAGATCATCGAGTGCGCCGGGCTCATCGCCGACGAAACCGTCCGCGACACCACCCTGGAAAAGATGGCGACGCTGGAGCCGCTGGCCCCCGGCGGCACCATCACCGCCGGCGTGTCGAGCCAGACGGGCGATGCCAGCTCGGCGATGCTGATCGTCAGCGAGCGGGCCCTGAAACGCTACAACCTGACGCCGCGCGCACGCATTCACCACCTCAGCGTCTACAGCGATGACCCCATCTTCATGCTCACCGCGCCCATCCCGGCCACTGCCCAGGCGATGAAGAAGTCGGGCATGTCGCTGAGTGACATCGACTTGGTCGAGATCAACGAAGCCTTTGCCCCGGTGGTGATGTCGTGGCTGATGGAAACCGGCTATCCGCACGAGAAGACCAACGTCAACGGCGGCGCGATTGCGCTGGCCCATCCGCTGGGCGCCACCGGCACCAAGCTGATGACCACCCTGCTGCACGAGCTGGAACGCACCAAGGGCCGTTACGGCCTGCAGACCATGTGTGAAGGCGGCGGCGTGGCCAACGTGACGATTATTGAGAGGCTGTAA
- a CDS encoding acyl-CoA dehydrogenase family protein — MDFTFTTEQLALREAIRKFLVVEAAPELLREIWETTRTGRSADLRAKLADQGLTALSVPEAHGGIGLGDVDWVQVHQELGYHGIPDSLTDTAYVAVGLINALPGAEGFKGKWLPLIAEGKARVAVGHPINPLVADAEAADLLLMWHDDEVHALAQYDITTRVNASIDLSRRLYHVDWTPSDATRICTAKVGKPLWETLTQRASLAVAAHLLGLSQRMMDLGVDYAAQRKQFGKPIGSQQAVKHAMADIAVKIEFAEPVVYRAAAALSRHKPDAAIHVAHARLATGEAARLAARNSLQTHGAMGYTWEADLQMFMKRAWALDATWGSRARQKARIADHILADGAALGPQHTFN; from the coding sequence ATGGACTTCACCTTCACCACCGAACAACTCGCCCTCCGCGAAGCCATCCGCAAATTCCTCGTCGTCGAGGCCGCCCCCGAGCTGCTCCGCGAAATCTGGGAAACCACCCGCACCGGGCGTTCTGCAGACCTGCGCGCCAAGCTTGCCGATCAGGGCCTCACGGCGCTGTCGGTGCCCGAGGCCCACGGTGGCATCGGGCTGGGCGATGTCGACTGGGTGCAGGTGCATCAGGAGCTCGGCTACCACGGCATTCCGGACTCCCTTACCGACACCGCCTATGTGGCGGTGGGGCTGATCAATGCCCTGCCCGGCGCCGAGGGCTTCAAGGGCAAATGGCTGCCGCTGATTGCCGAGGGCAAGGCCCGCGTGGCGGTGGGTCATCCCATCAACCCGCTGGTGGCAGATGCTGAGGCGGCCGACCTGCTGTTGATGTGGCACGACGACGAAGTGCATGCGCTGGCGCAGTACGACATCACCACGCGCGTCAACGCCAGCATCGATCTGTCGCGCCGCCTCTATCACGTGGACTGGACACCGTCCGACGCCACCCGCATCTGCACCGCCAAAGTTGGTAAACCGCTGTGGGAGACCCTCACCCAGCGCGCCAGCCTCGCGGTGGCGGCCCATCTGCTGGGACTGTCCCAGCGGATGATGGATCTGGGTGTGGACTACGCGGCGCAGCGCAAGCAATTCGGCAAGCCCATCGGCAGCCAGCAGGCGGTGAAGCATGCAATGGCCGACATTGCCGTAAAAATCGAGTTTGCCGAGCCCGTGGTCTATCGTGCCGCTGCGGCCCTGTCGCGTCACAAGCCGGACGCAGCCATCCATGTCGCACATGCACGCCTGGCTACAGGCGAAGCCGCGCGTCTGGCGGCGCGTAACAGCCTTCAGACGCACGGCGCGATGGGCTACACCTGGGAGGCCGACCTGCAGATGTTCATGAAACGCGCCTGGGCACTGGACGCCACCTGGGGCAGCCGCGCCCGGCAGAAAGCCCGCATTGCCGATCACATTCTCGCCGACGGTGCCGCCCTCGGCCCGCAACACACCTTCAACTAA
- a CDS encoding acyl-CoA dehydrogenase family protein, with amino-acid sequence MRLDYTTKQNAFRTEVREWMAKHVPAQPLPSFDTAEGFEAHRAWERTLNKARFSAVTWPRHLGGRELDLIEWLIFEEEYWAHQAPLRVNQNGIFLLAPTLMEYGTEDQKQRFLPRMAAGEDIWAQGWSESGAGSDMAAIRCKAIRDGDDYVINGQKIWSTRAVWADWLFGLFRSDPQSTRHHGLSFVLLPLNLPGITVRPIKQLNGLSGFAEIFFDDVRVPVDNRLGDEGEGWKICMATAGFERGLMLRSPARFQQTARQLVALYKQHQAEADADPAIRDAVLKSWMHAEAYALATYRTASRLAKGGQIGAESSTNKIFWSELDLLMHDTAMSLLGARAELMAHAPDAGDVGHWLDGFLFAQAGPIYAGTNEIQRNIIAERMLGLPRA; translated from the coding sequence GTGAGACTGGACTACACCACCAAACAGAACGCCTTCCGCACCGAAGTCCGCGAGTGGATGGCCAAGCACGTTCCGGCGCAGCCGCTGCCGAGCTTCGACACAGCCGAAGGCTTTGAGGCGCATCGCGCCTGGGAGCGCACGCTCAACAAGGCCCGCTTCAGCGCCGTCACCTGGCCGCGCCATCTCGGGGGTCGCGAGCTGGACCTCATCGAATGGCTGATTTTTGAAGAGGAGTACTGGGCTCACCAAGCGCCATTACGGGTCAACCAGAACGGCATCTTCCTGCTGGCCCCCACGCTGATGGAGTACGGCACCGAAGACCAGAAACAGCGCTTCCTGCCGCGCATGGCGGCGGGCGAAGACATCTGGGCACAGGGCTGGTCAGAGTCCGGCGCCGGGTCCGACATGGCGGCGATTCGCTGCAAGGCGATTCGTGACGGGGATGATTACGTCATCAACGGCCAGAAGATCTGGTCCACCCGCGCCGTCTGGGCCGACTGGCTGTTCGGCCTGTTCCGCAGCGATCCGCAATCCACCCGGCATCACGGCCTCAGCTTCGTGCTGCTGCCGCTGAATCTGCCGGGCATCACCGTGCGGCCCATCAAACAACTCAACGGCCTCAGTGGCTTCGCCGAAATCTTCTTCGACGACGTGCGCGTGCCGGTGGACAACCGCCTGGGCGACGAAGGCGAAGGCTGGAAAATCTGCATGGCCACCGCCGGCTTCGAGCGCGGCCTCATGCTGCGCTCCCCCGCCCGCTTTCAACAAACCGCGCGCCAACTGGTTGCACTCTACAAACAGCACCAAGCCGAAGCCGATGCCGACCCCGCCATTCGCGACGCGGTACTGAAAAGCTGGATGCACGCCGAGGCCTACGCCCTGGCCACCTATCGCACCGCCAGCCGTCTGGCCAAGGGCGGCCAGATTGGTGCCGAGTCAAGCACCAACAAAATCTTCTGGTCTGAGCTGGACCTGCTGATGCACGACACCGCCATGAGCCTGCTCGGCGCCCGTGCTGAACTGATGGCGCATGCGCCAGATGCCGGGGATGTGGGGCATTGGCTGGATGGCTTCCTGTTTGCACAGGCGGGGCCGATTTATGCGGGGACCAATGAGATTCAGCGGAACATCATTGCGGAGCGGATGTTGGGGTTGCCGAGGGCATGA
- a CDS encoding enoyl-CoA hydratase family protein: MTHGFHTQISNGIAEIVLDRPPVNALNDAGWHALADEIIRVGNDPEARVIVLRGEGRGFCAGVDIKELDKEPERIVSVNRGNYRSFEAVHRNPLPVIVAVQGFVLGGGIGLAGAADIVVASDCATFGVPEVDRGAMGGGAHLQRLFPVQKVRMMYFTGEPITATEAHRLGAVERVVSKSELRDAALAIAATIAKKSSAMIKLAKESLNGIEDGNLEAKYRWEQGFTLQAYSEKDSAETRRAFVEKRDANF, translated from the coding sequence ATGACCCACGGATTCCACACCCAGATCAGCAACGGCATCGCCGAAATCGTCCTCGACCGACCGCCCGTCAACGCCCTCAACGACGCCGGTTGGCACGCGCTCGCCGATGAAATCATCCGCGTTGGCAACGACCCCGAGGCCCGCGTCATCGTGCTGCGCGGTGAAGGCCGTGGCTTCTGCGCCGGCGTCGATATCAAAGAGCTGGACAAGGAGCCCGAACGCATCGTCTCGGTGAATCGCGGCAATTACCGCAGCTTTGAAGCTGTTCACCGTAATCCGCTGCCGGTGATCGTCGCCGTGCAAGGCTTCGTGCTGGGCGGCGGCATTGGGCTTGCGGGCGCCGCCGACATTGTCGTCGCCAGCGACTGCGCCACCTTTGGGGTGCCCGAGGTCGACCGTGGCGCCATGGGTGGCGGCGCCCACCTGCAGCGCCTGTTCCCGGTGCAGAAGGTGCGCATGATGTACTTCACCGGCGAGCCGATCACCGCCACCGAAGCCCATCGCCTCGGCGCGGTCGAGCGCGTGGTGAGCAAGTCCGAACTGCGCGATGCCGCGCTGGCCATCGCCGCGACCATCGCCAAGAAAAGCAGCGCCATGATCAAGCTGGCGAAGGAATCGCTCAACGGCATCGAGGACGGCAACCTTGAAGCCAAATACCGCTGGGAGCAGGGCTTCACCCTGCAGGCCTACAGCGAGAAGGACTCCGCGGAAACCCGCCGTGCCTTTGTCGAGAAGCGTGATGCCAATTTTTAA
- a CDS encoding enoyl-CoA hydratase has product MSDLTEPQKVDITYETDEPVLYRVEDGAAWITMNRPKFHNVQNSQMTYALDAAFQRAVNDDTVKVIVLAGSGKHFSAGHDIGTPGRDLHKTFERKHLLPDHTNKPGAELLYTREQEVYLNMCRRWRDVPKPTIAMVQGACIAGGLMLAWVCDLIVASDDAFFQDPVQRMGIPGVEYFAHAFELPPRVAKEFLLLGERMSAERAYNFGMVNRIVPRDGLQAEVQSMIDNLKQKGRLGLWLTKQAVNHVEELRGKRTAMDAVFHMHHFAHAQSDLIMGNSLGGQNAKSMAAGNKKQGTAE; this is encoded by the coding sequence ATGAGCGATCTCACCGAACCCCAAAAGGTCGACATCACCTACGAAACCGACGAGCCGGTGCTCTACCGGGTGGAAGACGGTGCGGCATGGATCACCATGAACCGGCCGAAGTTCCACAACGTGCAGAACTCGCAGATGACCTATGCGCTGGACGCCGCCTTCCAGCGCGCCGTCAACGACGACACGGTCAAAGTCATCGTGCTGGCGGGCAGCGGCAAACACTTCTCGGCGGGGCACGACATCGGCACGCCGGGCCGCGACCTGCACAAGACCTTCGAGCGCAAGCATCTGCTGCCGGATCACACCAACAAGCCGGGCGCCGAACTGCTCTACACCCGCGAGCAGGAGGTCTACCTCAACATGTGCCGCCGCTGGCGCGACGTGCCCAAGCCCACCATCGCCATGGTGCAAGGCGCCTGCATCGCGGGCGGCCTGATGCTGGCCTGGGTGTGCGACCTGATCGTCGCCAGCGACGACGCCTTCTTTCAGGACCCGGTGCAGCGCATGGGCATTCCCGGCGTGGAGTACTTCGCCCACGCCTTCGAGCTGCCGCCGCGGGTCGCCAAGGAATTTCTGCTGCTGGGCGAGCGCATGAGCGCCGAGCGCGCCTACAACTTCGGCATGGTCAACCGCATCGTGCCGCGAGATGGGTTGCAGGCTGAAGTGCAATCCATGATTGACAACCTGAAGCAAAAGGGCCGTCTCGGTCTGTGGCTGACCAAGCAGGCGGTCAACCACGTCGAAGAGCTGCGCGGCAAGCGCACGGCCATGGACGCGGTGTTCCACATGCACCACTTCGCCCACGCGCAAAGTGACCTGATCATGGGCAATTCACTGGGCGGCCAGAACGCCAAGTCCATGGCGGCCGGCAACAAAAAGCAGGGCACGGCCGAATGA
- a CDS encoding CoA-transferase subunit beta, translating to MTTNFTLAELLICACADVWAKEGEVLATGIGIIPRIAQGLAKLTHSPQLMITDGEAYLVETPVVIGAKNHEGRSYGGWMPYSRVFDNLWGGRRHALVGPVQVDRWGQANLSCIGNFEKPKRQMLGLRGFPGNSINHANSMFVPNHGPRVFVEGEVDLVCSVGYKPERWPTGIKQDFMRIHHIVTDLCVMDFGGPDHAVRVIRLHPGISFEQVQAATGFPLIAAPEMRETDHPTDEQLAVIRALDPKDVRSRQLKDDPPGVRS from the coding sequence ATGACCACGAACTTCACCCTCGCCGAACTGCTGATCTGCGCCTGTGCCGATGTATGGGCGAAGGAAGGCGAAGTGTTGGCCACCGGTATCGGCATCATTCCGCGCATTGCCCAGGGCCTGGCCAAACTCACGCACAGCCCGCAGTTGATGATCACCGACGGCGAGGCCTATCTGGTCGAAACGCCCGTGGTGATTGGCGCCAAGAACCACGAAGGCCGCAGCTATGGCGGCTGGATGCCCTACTCACGCGTCTTCGACAACCTGTGGGGCGGACGCCGCCACGCGCTGGTCGGCCCGGTTCAGGTCGACCGCTGGGGTCAGGCCAACCTGTCGTGCATCGGCAACTTCGAAAAGCCCAAGCGGCAGATGCTGGGCTTGCGCGGCTTTCCCGGCAACAGCATCAATCACGCGAACTCCATGTTCGTGCCCAACCACGGACCGCGCGTTTTCGTGGAAGGTGAAGTCGACCTGGTCTGCTCGGTGGGCTACAAGCCGGAGCGCTGGCCGACCGGCATCAAGCAGGACTTTATGCGGATTCACCATATCGTCACTGACCTGTGCGTGATGGATTTCGGCGGCCCGGACCACGCCGTGCGCGTGATTCGTCTGCACCCCGGCATCTCCTTTGAACAGGTGCAGGCTGCCACCGGCTTTCCGCTGATTGCGGCACCGGAGATGCGCGAAACCGACCACCCGACCGACGAGCAGCTCGCCGTCATTCGCGCACTCGATCCGAAGGACGTGCGTAGCCGGCAGCTCAAGGACGATCCACCAGGAGTGCGCTCGTGA